CTAAACTCCTGAGTCTCCCTTACTCTGCAACCACCTACCTTACATCCAATCTTGTCAAAAGTGCATTACGTTCTTTAGGTGGTTGGAGGTATAGGACTGCACCTCATAGTGTCCCATAGCCCTGCCGTCATCCCCCTGCCGTCAACCCCCTGGCCGTCATCCCCCCTGCCGTCACCATCGCGCTCACAAAGTCTGTCTCTCCCGCTCCCTCTCTTccgctctctttccctctggctCGCCCTCCAGCAGTCTGAAACGGTCTGTGGTTTCCCTCCACAGCTCAGCTTCCCCCTAAGGACCagaaagagaaggggagaagACGGAAGGGGAAAGGCGGCAAAGACAAGAGGAGGACCAAGGCCAAAAGCACCACAGCCTTCAACCCTGAGTACACATCAGGATACACCTCACCAGGTCTCTTGTCAGAGACGACTTCTGGACGCACGCAAGCCATCCAGACGTCAGACCCTGTCACTGAGGACCCCTGCAGCTCCTCCCACCAGGGGTACTGTATCCATGGAAACTGCAAATACATGGCAGACCTGAGAGAGCCGGTGTGTATGTGAGTACCACTTAAATCtaccggtgtgtgtgtgtgtgtgctgggatAGATGTATGGATTTCTAATTCACTGATTGATTAACTGATTTCTTGGTTTGTTGGTTGATTCATTTAATCATGGACTGTTTAACTGGCAGTTTGGTTGACTCAGTGATGAAACATTTGATAAGTCGGGTTATTGGTTaatggattgattgattgatctgcTGATGTCAGAAGGGATATTGGTTAATTGATCAATTGATCGGCAGATGTAACAAGGGTTATGATGGCGAGCGCTGCGGCATCCTGCTTCTACAGACAaagttaaaaaacaacaacagcagcggGGCTGAGAGGGGTCAGACTGTTCTGGTCGTCATCGCTGTGGTGCTCTCCATCATCAGCTGCCTCGCCATACTGCTCATGACCTGCTCACAGTGAGTATTAATACAACCTTAACACAACCATACCCCAACATATGctataacacagacacaccacaacatttgccaaaacacaacTACACCACAACATTAACCATAACAAAACCACACCACAATGAAACCATACTGCTCATGACCTGCTCACAGTGAGTATTAATACAACCATAATACAACCACACCACACCATTAATGTAACCCTAATG
This portion of the Esox lucius isolate fEsoLuc1 chromosome 13, fEsoLuc1.pri, whole genome shotgun sequence genome encodes:
- the areg gene encoding proheparin-binding EGF-like growth factor, with product MNAIILSSLLCLVFSAAGVQGSVATLSAELSHVTGASASGEREGPLSTFGDEDEEDVGQNEDLSGGSPTDSQSQLPPKDQKEKGRRRKGKGGKDKRRTKAKSTTAFNPEYTSGYTSPGLLSETTSGRTQAIQTSDPVTEDPCSSSHQGYCIHGNCKYMADLREPVCICNKGYDGERCGILLLQTKLKNNNSSGAERGQTVLVVIAVVLSIISCLAILLMTCSHYRTHKNFLAAYLGSGSEKEHLQKTTPCDLTV